In Camelus ferus isolate YT-003-E chromosome 10, BCGSAC_Cfer_1.0, whole genome shotgun sequence, the following proteins share a genomic window:
- the GPR83 gene encoding probable G-protein coupled receptor 83 isoform X1 yields the protein MVPRWVLLCLLPVVRAADEQSPEAALAGPNASHFFWNNYTFSDWQNFVGRRRYGAESQNPTVKALLIVAYSFIIIFSLFGNVLVCHVIFKNQRMHSATSLFIVNLAVADIMITLLNTPFTLVRFVNSTWVFGKGMCHVSRFAQYCSLHVSALTLTAIAVDRHQVIMHPLKPRISITKGVIYIAVIWTMATIFSLPHAIYQKLFTFKYSEDVVRSLCLPDFPEPADLFWKYLDLATFILLYILPLLVISVAYARVAKKLWLCNTIGDVTTEQYLALRRKKKKTIKMLMLVVVLFALCWFPLNCYVLLLSSKVIRTSNALYFAFHWFAMSSTCYNPFIYCWLNESFRVELKALLSMCRRPPKPQEAQPPSPAPSFRVAFRVAWTEKGSGRRAPLANALPSSQLQSGKTDLLSVEPIVAVS from the exons ATGGTCCCTCGCTGGGtgctgctctgcctcctccccgTGGTGCGAGCCGCGGACGAGCAGAGCCCGGAGGCGGCCCTGGCCGGACCCAACGCCTCGCACTTCTTCTGGAACAACTACACCTTCTCCGACTGGCAGAACTTCGTGGGCCGGAGGCGCTACGGGGCCGAGTCCCAGAACCCCACGGTGAAGGCCCTGCTCATCGTGGCTTACTCCTTCATCATCATCTTCTCGCTCTTTGGCAACGTCCTGGTCTGTCATGTCATCTTCAAGAACCAGCGGATGCACTCGGCCACCAGTCTCTTCATCGTCAACCTGGCCGTCGCCGACATCATGATTACGCTCCTCAACACCCCCTTCACTTTG GTCCGCTTCGTGAACAGCACATGGGTGTTCGGGAAAGGCATGTGCCATGTCAGCCGCTTTGCCCAGTACTGCTCCCTGCACGTCTCAGCCCTGACGCTGACGGCCATCGCCGTGGACCGCCACCAG GTCATCATGCATCCATTAAAGCCCCGGATCTCGATCACAAAAGGCGTCATCTACATCGCTGTCATCTGGACCATGGCTACGATCTTTTCGCTCCCACACGCTATCTACCAGAAATTATTTACCTTCAAGTACAG tgAGGACGTTGTCCGCTCCCTGTGCCTGCCAGACTTCCCCGAGCCGGCCGACCTCTTCTGGAAGTACCTGGACTTGGCCACCTTCATCCTGCTGTACATCCTACCCCTCCTCGTCATCTCCGTGGCCTACGCCCGTGTGGCCAAGAAGCTGTGGCTGTGCAACACCATCGGCGACGTGACCACGGAGCAGTACCTGGCCCTGCGGCGCAAGAAGAAGAAGACCATCAAGATGCTGATGCTGGTGGTGGTCCTCTTCGCCCTCTGCTGGTTCCCCCTCAACTGCTACGTCCTCCTCCTGTCCAGCAAGGTCATCCGCACCAGCAACGCCCTGTACTTCGCCTTCCACTGGTTCGCCATGAGTAGCACGTGCTACAACCCGTTCATCTACTGCTGGCTGAACGAGAGCTTCAGGGTCGAGCTGAAGGCGTTACTGAGCATGTGCCGAAGGCCACCCAAGCCCCAGGAGGCGCagccgccctcccccgccccttcctTCAGGGTGGCCTTCAGGGTGGCTTGGACGGAGAAGGGCAGTGGCCGCAGGGCTCCACTAGCCAacgccctgccctcctcccaacTCCAGTCTGGGAAGACAGACCTGTTGTCTGTGGAGCCCATTGTGGCAGTGAGTTAG
- the GPR83 gene encoding probable G-protein coupled receptor 83 isoform X2, with product MVPRWVLLCLLPVVRAADEQSPEAALAGPNASHFFWNNYTFSDWQNFVGRRRYGAESQNPTVKALLIVAYSFIIIFSLFGNVLVCHVIFKNQRMHSATSLFIVNLAVADIMITLLNTPFTLVIMHPLKPRISITKGVIYIAVIWTMATIFSLPHAIYQKLFTFKYSEDVVRSLCLPDFPEPADLFWKYLDLATFILLYILPLLVISVAYARVAKKLWLCNTIGDVTTEQYLALRRKKKKTIKMLMLVVVLFALCWFPLNCYVLLLSSKVIRTSNALYFAFHWFAMSSTCYNPFIYCWLNESFRVELKALLSMCRRPPKPQEAQPPSPAPSFRVAFRVAWTEKGSGRRAPLANALPSSQLQSGKTDLLSVEPIVAVS from the exons ATGGTCCCTCGCTGGGtgctgctctgcctcctccccgTGGTGCGAGCCGCGGACGAGCAGAGCCCGGAGGCGGCCCTGGCCGGACCCAACGCCTCGCACTTCTTCTGGAACAACTACACCTTCTCCGACTGGCAGAACTTCGTGGGCCGGAGGCGCTACGGGGCCGAGTCCCAGAACCCCACGGTGAAGGCCCTGCTCATCGTGGCTTACTCCTTCATCATCATCTTCTCGCTCTTTGGCAACGTCCTGGTCTGTCATGTCATCTTCAAGAACCAGCGGATGCACTCGGCCACCAGTCTCTTCATCGTCAACCTGGCCGTCGCCGACATCATGATTACGCTCCTCAACACCCCCTTCACTTTG GTCATCATGCATCCATTAAAGCCCCGGATCTCGATCACAAAAGGCGTCATCTACATCGCTGTCATCTGGACCATGGCTACGATCTTTTCGCTCCCACACGCTATCTACCAGAAATTATTTACCTTCAAGTACAG tgAGGACGTTGTCCGCTCCCTGTGCCTGCCAGACTTCCCCGAGCCGGCCGACCTCTTCTGGAAGTACCTGGACTTGGCCACCTTCATCCTGCTGTACATCCTACCCCTCCTCGTCATCTCCGTGGCCTACGCCCGTGTGGCCAAGAAGCTGTGGCTGTGCAACACCATCGGCGACGTGACCACGGAGCAGTACCTGGCCCTGCGGCGCAAGAAGAAGAAGACCATCAAGATGCTGATGCTGGTGGTGGTCCTCTTCGCCCTCTGCTGGTTCCCCCTCAACTGCTACGTCCTCCTCCTGTCCAGCAAGGTCATCCGCACCAGCAACGCCCTGTACTTCGCCTTCCACTGGTTCGCCATGAGTAGCACGTGCTACAACCCGTTCATCTACTGCTGGCTGAACGAGAGCTTCAGGGTCGAGCTGAAGGCGTTACTGAGCATGTGCCGAAGGCCACCCAAGCCCCAGGAGGCGCagccgccctcccccgccccttcctTCAGGGTGGCCTTCAGGGTGGCTTGGACGGAGAAGGGCAGTGGCCGCAGGGCTCCACTAGCCAacgccctgccctcctcccaacTCCAGTCTGGGAAGACAGACCTGTTGTCTGTGGAGCCCATTGTGGCAGTGAGTTAG